Proteins encoded in a region of the Canis lupus dingo isolate Sandy chromosome 17, ASM325472v2, whole genome shotgun sequence genome:
- the PPM1J gene encoding protein phosphatase 1J: MLHRVRSAVAHLVSSGGAPPPRPKSPDLPSARSAPSAAPPEAPRSPPARAGSGSGSAAPAKTAEARASFSRPTFLQLSPGGLRRADDHAGRAVQSPPDTGRRLPWSTGYAEVINAGKSRHNEDQACCEVVYVEGRRSVSGAPREPSRGQGLCFYYWGLFDGHAGGGAAEMASKLLHRHIQEQLKDLVEILQDPSPPPLCLPSTPGAPGSSDSSHLVGPQSCWSSQKEVTHESLVVGAIENAFQFMDEQMAKERRGHQAEGGCCALVVVYLLGKVYVANAGDSRAIIVRNGEIIPMSQEFTPETERQRLQLLGFLKPELLGGEFTHLEFPRRIQPKELGQRMLYRDQNMTGWAYKKIELEDLRFPLVCGEGKKARVMATIGVTRGLGDHNLKVCSSTLPIKPFLSCFPEVRVYDLTQYEHCPDDVLVLGTDGLWDVTSDCEVAATVDRVLSAYEPNDPSRYTALAQALVLGARGTPRDRGWRLPNNKLGSGDDISVFVIPLGGPGSYS, encoded by the exons ATGCTCCACCGGGTGCGCTCGGCCGTGGCGCACCTGGTGAGCTCCGGGGGCGCCCCGCCTCCGCGCCCCAAGTCCCCAGACCTGCCCAGCGCGCGCTCCGCGCCGTCCGCCGCGCCTCCAGAAGCGCCCAGGAGCCCTCCGGCGAGggcggggagcgggagcgggagcgcgGCGCCGGCGAAGACAGCAGAGGCTCGAGCGAGCTTCTCCCGACCGACCTTTCTGCAGCTGAGCCCAGGGGGGCTGCGACGCGCCGACGACCACGCTGGCCGGGCTGTGCAAAGCCCCCCGGACACCGGCCGTCGCCTGCCCTGGAGCACGGGCTACGCCGA GGTCATCAACGCTGGCAAAAGCCGGCACAATGAGGACCAGGCCTGTTGTGAAGTGGTGTATGTGGAAGGTCGGAGGAGtgtttcaggggcacctagggAGCCAAGCCGAGGTCAG GGACTCTGCTTCTACTACTGGGGCCTGTTTGATGGGCATGCAGGGGGCGGAGCTGCTGAAATGGCCTCCAAGCTCCTGCATCGCCACATCCAGGAGCAGCTAAAGGACCTGGTAGAGATACTCCAGGACCCCTCgccacctcccctctgcctcccatctaccccaggagccccaggttCCTCTGATTCTTCTCACTTGGTTGGTCCCCAGTCCTGCTGGTCTTCACAGAAGGAAGTGACCCATGAGAGTCTGGTAGTGGGGGCCATTGAGAATGCCTTCCAGTTCATG GATGAGCAGATGGCCAAGGAGCGGCGTGGCCACCAAGCAGAGGGGGGCTGCTGTGCACTGGTAGTGGTCTACTTGCTAGGCAAGGTGTATGTGGCCAATGCAGGTGACAGCAG AGCCATCATTGTCCGGAATGGTGAAATCATTCCAATGTCCCAGGAGTTCACCCCGGAGACTGAGCGCCAGCGCCTTCAGCTGCTT ggctTCCTGAAACCGGAGCTGCTAGGCGGTGAGTTCACCCACCTGGAGTTTCCCCGGAGAATTCAGCCCAAGGAGCTGGGGCAGAGGATGCTGTACAGGGACCAGAACATGACTGGCTG ggcCTACAAAAAGATCGAGCTGGAAGATCTCAGGTTTCCTCTGGTCTGTGGGGAGGGCAAAAAG GCTCGAGTGATGGCCACCATTGGGGTGACCCGGGGCTTGGGAGACCACAACCTCAAAGTCTGCAGCTCCACTCTACCCATCAAGcccttcctctcctgcttccctgag gTGCGAGTGTATGACCTGACACAGTACGAGCACTGCCCAGATGACGTGCTAGTCCTGGGCACCGATGGGCTGTGGGATGTCACCAGTGACTGTGAGGTAGCTGCCACTGTGGACAGGGTGCTGTCGGCCTATGAGCCCAATGACCCCAGCAG GTACACAGCTCTGGCCCAAGCTCTGGTTCTGGGGGCCCGGGGCACCCCCCGGGACCGTGGCTGGCGTCTTCCCAACAACAAGCTGGGTTCCGGGGATGACATCTCGGTCTTCGTCATCCCCCTGGGAGGGCCAGGCAGTTACTCCTGA